A single window of Thalassomonas viridans DNA harbors:
- a CDS encoding DUF3300 domain-containing protein, whose product MKTLSPMIYPLVSLTLLLAPAWSLAYAGENSENQETADVQTETAKAFTEAELAQILAPIALYPDTILSHILIAATYPLEVIQAERWVSENADLSAEESLEQVEDKPWDPSVKALIPFPQILERLSDDLDWTEKLGDAFLQDEAKVLAGIQNLRQQAEQAGSLDNMENMEVSREDKKIIIQPVEKEVVYVPYYDTRVVYGNWHWAHHPPVHWNFNWHIGHGHHHGHYGYYHGHHGLFSWHPGVHISFHHYFSAVNWHHNHLVVLKRRHYTRGYYHRRDIIHHHGSRRWYHNPVHRRGAAYRSHIVKERYHSSRPSKHYTIRERQHERQLVAGQGYKNTRHLVKNKAVHVSRQQKLTRQLQANQFRESKGLTATKAGYQSSKRQQAIAATRHKAQVKNRHVSPYQAKPKAYKSTKARIQPSRSNKSYNRAVTTTKNPSVAKHHAKRKSHPYQRSRQDRRNRNIKER is encoded by the coding sequence ATGAAAACCCTGAGCCCGATGATTTATCCCCTGGTGAGCCTGACACTGCTGCTCGCCCCGGCCTGGTCCCTGGCTTATGCCGGTGAAAATAGTGAAAACCAGGAAACTGCCGATGTCCAGACTGAAACGGCAAAAGCCTTCACCGAAGCCGAGCTGGCACAGATCCTGGCCCCCATCGCCTTATACCCGGATACGATATTGAGCCATATTCTCATTGCCGCCACTTATCCGTTGGAAGTGATCCAGGCCGAGCGCTGGGTGAGTGAAAATGCCGATCTCAGCGCCGAAGAAAGCCTGGAGCAGGTGGAGGATAAGCCCTGGGATCCCAGCGTTAAGGCCCTGATCCCCTTTCCGCAGATCTTAGAGCGTTTAAGCGACGATCTCGACTGGACCGAAAAACTCGGCGACGCTTTTTTACAGGATGAAGCCAAAGTGCTGGCCGGCATACAAAACTTAAGACAGCAGGCCGAGCAGGCAGGCAGCCTGGATAACATGGAAAACATGGAGGTCAGCCGGGAAGACAAGAAGATCATCATACAGCCGGTAGAAAAAGAAGTGGTTTACGTGCCCTATTACGATACCCGGGTGGTTTACGGCAACTGGCACTGGGCGCACCATCCGCCGGTTCACTGGAACTTTAACTGGCACATAGGCCATGGCCATCACCACGGCCACTATGGTTATTACCACGGGCATCACGGGCTCTTTTCCTGGCATCCGGGAGTGCATATCTCCTTCCACCATTACTTCAGCGCCGTTAACTGGCACCACAACCACCTGGTGGTATTAAAGCGGCGTCATTACACCCGGGGTTATTACCACAGGAGAGACATAATTCATCATCATGGCAGCCGGCGCTGGTATCATAATCCGGTGCACCGCAGAGGCGCCGCTTATCGCAGCCATATAGTCAAAGAGCGCTATCACAGCAGCCGCCCCAGCAAACACTACACTATCCGGGAGCGTCAGCATGAACGCCAGCTAGTCGCCGGCCAGGGTTATAAAAACACACGGCATCTGGTGAAAAACAAGGCGGTGCATGTCAGCCGGCAGCAAAAGCTCACCCGTCAGCTACAGGCAAACCAGTTCAGGGAAAGCAAAGGATTAACCGCCACCAAAGCCGGTTATCAAAGCAGCAAACGCCAGCAAGCCATAGCCGCTACCCGGCATAAAGCCCAGGTAAAAAATCGGCACGTCTCCCCCTATCAGGCAAAACCTAAGGCATATAAAAGCACTAAGGCCCGCATACAGCCGAGCCGTTCAAATAAGAGCTATAACCGCGCGGTCACCACTACAAAAAATCCTTCTGTCGCCAAGCATCACGCCAAGCGCAAAAGTCATCCGTACCAACGCAGCCGTCAGGACAGGCGCAACAGAAACATCAAGGAAAGATAA
- a CDS encoding Na+/H+ antiporter NhaC family protein, translating to MPKNNNSIALFILILGLCAAVYVHHNVQPVWLEQSHIYDTYTTTAGQTAYKYKGKEVLIGEIVPYRDSVLNQASLNQTGEAPALSQQWVRDEEGQLKLLKPAFHYGLWSLLPALVTIALCLLTREPLTALFSGIVTGALILGQYDLTDKVIIPTIATEGTAALLVLYLWLLGGLLGIWSKTGAAQAFALFMTRHFVKGQRSAKLVSWFLGVLFFQGGTMSTVLVGTTVRPLADKAKVSHEEMSYIVDSTASPIASVLAFNAWPAYVQALIFIPGVSFLATEADRIAFFFASIPFSFYGILAVTGTLLLSLNITRFSGARIRNARHRALTTGQLDAEGAQPLSARELQSSEVPAGYRPHVLEFVLPLTTLIGIAVFTFIALGSPKVNWAFGAALLLSAFIALGKGMSLTDLIEGFGNGLKGVVLASMILMLAVTIGSLSKEIGGGLYLVSQLGESLPFWCLPVLLQLITMLIAFSTGTSWGTYAIAFPLALPLAWAVAQSQGLANPELFMMVCFATVLNGSVYGDQCSPISDTTILSAMTTGCDLMDHVKSQLVPATLAAAIAAVLWTLTVFFFA from the coding sequence ATGCCAAAAAATAATAACAGCATTGCCTTGTTTATCTTAATCCTGGGCCTGTGCGCCGCCGTATATGTGCATCATAACGTTCAACCCGTCTGGCTGGAGCAAAGCCATATTTACGACACCTATACCACTACGGCCGGGCAAACCGCCTATAAATACAAAGGCAAGGAAGTCCTTATCGGCGAAATAGTGCCTTACCGGGACTCGGTATTAAACCAGGCCAGCCTAAACCAAACCGGTGAAGCACCGGCCCTCAGCCAGCAATGGGTGCGGGATGAAGAGGGCCAGCTGAAACTGTTAAAGCCCGCCTTTCATTACGGCCTCTGGTCGCTGTTGCCGGCATTGGTCACCATTGCCCTGTGTTTGCTGACCCGGGAGCCGTTAACCGCCCTGTTTAGCGGCATAGTCACCGGGGCCTTGATCCTGGGGCAGTACGACCTGACCGATAAGGTGATCATCCCCACCATAGCCACCGAAGGCACCGCCGCCTTGCTGGTGCTTTATCTCTGGCTCCTCGGCGGCCTGCTCGGCATCTGGTCGAAAACCGGCGCAGCGCAGGCCTTTGCCCTTTTTATGACCAGACATTTTGTCAAGGGGCAGCGCTCCGCCAAGCTGGTATCCTGGTTTTTAGGGGTGCTTTTTTTCCAGGGGGGCACTATGAGTACCGTACTTGTAGGCACCACAGTGCGGCCGCTGGCGGACAAGGCCAAGGTCAGCCATGAAGAAATGAGTTATATCGTTGATTCCACCGCCTCCCCCATAGCTTCGGTACTGGCCTTTAATGCCTGGCCCGCTTATGTACAGGCACTGATCTTTATCCCCGGGGTTTCTTTTTTAGCCACGGAAGCCGACCGCATCGCCTTCTTTTTTGCCAGCATTCCCTTTAGCTTTTACGGCATACTCGCAGTTACGGGCACCCTGTTATTAAGTTTAAATATCACCCGCTTTTCCGGGGCCCGCATCCGCAACGCCCGCCACAGGGCATTGACCACAGGCCAGCTGGATGCCGAAGGGGCCCAGCCGTTAAGCGCCAGGGAATTACAAAGCAGCGAGGTGCCTGCCGGTTACCGCCCCCATGTACTGGAATTTGTGCTGCCGCTGACCACCTTGATCGGCATCGCCGTGTTTACTTTTATCGCCCTCGGCTCCCCCAAGGTCAACTGGGCGTTCGGGGCGGCGTTACTGCTGTCGGCCTTTATCGCCCTGGGCAAAGGCATGTCACTGACGGATTTAATCGAGGGTTTCGGCAACGGCTTAAAAGGCGTGGTGCTGGCGTCCATGATCCTGATGCTGGCGGTCACTATCGGCAGCCTGAGCAAGGAAATCGGCGGCGGTTTATATCTGGTTTCACAGCTGGGGGAGAGTCTGCCTTTCTGGTGTCTGCCGGTGCTGTTGCAGCTGATTACCATGCTGATCGCCTTTTCCACCGGCACCAGCTGGGGCACCTATGCCATCGCCTTTCCCCTGGCCCTGCCGCTGGCCTGGGCCGTGGCCCAGTCCCAGGGACTGGCCAACCCCGAGCTGTTTATGATGGTATGTTTTGCCACTGTGCTTAACGGCAGTGTCTACGGCGACCAATGCTCGCCGATTTCCGATACCACTATCCTGAGCGCCATGACCACGGGATGCGATTTGATGGACCATGTCAAATCCCAGCTGGTGCCCGCCACTTTGGCGGCGGCAATTGCCGCCGTACTATGGACCCTGACGGTGTTTTTCTTTGCCTGA
- a CDS encoding IS1182 family transposase, translating to MTNNRHWECPVSLSKKEKLICSKLKNHGKLFVFLRNHRHAIFNDEINQQLIAMYADHPKGKPPVPAAQLAMATLLQSYEQKSDAGATLDAMFDMRWKMVLNCLSDETAPFSQGTLCDFRHRLIKHNMDVILLEHTVNIAKEFGGFGHQQLRIALDSAPLQGAGRVEDTFNLVGHALELLIDCVAHIKQTSEEKIIAQTRVKLIGKSSIKAALDIDWSDPNEKYEAINTLLLDVERLQQWLEAQPNDIREHKALKECLLLLETVLEQNIEPDPDGGSRIKQGTAAERRISVSDKDMRHGRKSSSRTINGFKQHIAVDLESKLILATCVRPANEPEHKASRLLKPKVLNYGSVSELSIDRGYLAADWTVELYHEGKNVVAKPWTAPAAPGKFSKKSFSIDLVGLSVTCPNDIAVPIKGKKQKQAKFPVNQCNECMYKSKCTDARNGRVVSIHANERMMQDLAYYVETTPGRADARERVKVEHSLASVCNRKGPRARYRGLRLNEFDLNRTAMITNLHISLNLAA from the coding sequence ATGACTAACAATCGCCACTGGGAATGCCCGGTATCACTGAGTAAAAAAGAAAAGTTAATTTGTAGTAAGCTCAAAAATCACGGAAAACTCTTTGTTTTTCTACGTAATCATCGACACGCTATTTTTAACGATGAAATTAATCAACAGCTCATTGCTATGTATGCCGATCACCCTAAAGGTAAACCACCAGTACCTGCAGCACAGCTGGCCATGGCGACGTTGTTACAAAGTTATGAGCAAAAATCAGATGCAGGAGCGACCCTTGATGCAATGTTTGATATGCGCTGGAAAATGGTACTTAATTGCTTAAGTGATGAGACTGCCCCCTTTTCCCAGGGAACACTTTGTGATTTCAGACATCGTCTAATCAAACATAATATGGACGTCATATTACTCGAACATACCGTTAATATAGCCAAAGAATTTGGTGGGTTCGGGCATCAGCAATTACGGATTGCGTTAGATTCTGCACCATTACAAGGTGCTGGTCGCGTTGAAGATACGTTTAATTTAGTTGGGCATGCGCTTGAATTGCTTATCGACTGTGTTGCTCATATTAAGCAAACCAGTGAAGAAAAAATTATTGCACAAACAAGGGTTAAACTGATCGGAAAAAGCAGTATTAAGGCCGCACTGGATATTGACTGGTCAGATCCTAACGAAAAGTATGAGGCAATTAATACCTTATTGTTAGATGTTGAGCGACTACAGCAATGGCTTGAGGCCCAACCTAATGATATTCGTGAACACAAAGCGTTAAAAGAATGCCTGTTATTGCTAGAAACCGTATTGGAACAAAATATTGAGCCTGACCCTGATGGCGGCAGTCGCATTAAACAAGGCACAGCGGCGGAGCGGCGGATTTCTGTTTCAGACAAAGATATGCGACATGGCCGTAAGTCTAGTTCCCGTACTATCAATGGATTTAAGCAACATATTGCCGTTGATTTAGAGAGTAAGCTCATTCTTGCTACTTGTGTTCGGCCAGCTAACGAACCAGAGCATAAAGCCAGTAGGTTGCTAAAACCTAAAGTCTTAAATTATGGCTCGGTGTCTGAATTAAGCATCGACCGAGGGTATTTAGCCGCCGACTGGACAGTCGAGTTATATCATGAGGGAAAAAACGTCGTTGCTAAACCTTGGACAGCCCCAGCCGCTCCAGGCAAGTTTAGTAAGAAATCTTTTTCCATAGATTTAGTTGGCTTATCTGTAACATGTCCTAATGATATTGCGGTGCCAATTAAGGGAAAAAAACAAAAACAAGCAAAGTTTCCGGTAAATCAATGCAATGAGTGTATGTATAAATCAAAATGTACTGATGCTCGCAATGGTAGAGTGGTATCAATACATGCCAATGAGAGGATGATGCAAGATCTCGCCTATTATGTTGAAACTACACCCGGGCGAGCAGATGCTAGAGAGCGAGTCAAAGTAGAGCACTCTCTGGCATCTGTTTGCAATCGAAAAGGGCCAAGAGCCAGATACAGAGGGTTACGATTAAATGAATTCGATTTAAATCGGACGGCAATGATCACTAATTTGCATATTTCATTAAATCTGGCTGCTTAG